From Bacteroidales bacterium, a single genomic window includes:
- a CDS encoding sigma-70 family RNA polymerase sigma factor: MIDLSDNGKIRSLVNGCIQGNKNCQQKFYQTFYGKMLAICMRYADNREEAKDILHDGFIKVFANLKEFEFKGSLEGWVKRIVTNTAIDTIRKKKNFFVELDENRNYDTMIEDYQSNADFEQFTKIKVDTIMQLIQKLSPMYRTVFNLFVFEEMTHKEIAEQLNINIGTSKSNFAKARKNLIKLFEEHTNGHEQ; encoded by the coding sequence ATGATAGATTTGTCTGATAACGGCAAAATACGTTCACTAGTAAATGGATGCATTCAGGGGAACAAAAACTGCCAGCAAAAATTCTATCAGACCTTTTACGGAAAAATGTTAGCAATATGTATGAGGTATGCTGACAACAGAGAAGAAGCAAAAGATATACTTCATGATGGTTTTATAAAGGTCTTTGCAAATCTGAAAGAATTCGAATTTAAAGGTTCGCTTGAAGGTTGGGTTAAACGCATAGTTACGAATACGGCTATTGACACTATCAGAAAAAAGAAAAATTTTTTTGTCGAGCTTGACGAAAATCGTAATTATGATACAATGATTGAAGACTATCAATCGAATGCTGATTTTGAACAGTTCACAAAAATTAAAGTGGACACAATAATGCAACTCATTCAAAAGCTCAGCCCTATGTACAGAACCGTTTTTAACCTTTTTGTTTTTGAAGAAATGACACATAAAGAAATTGCAGAACAGCTCAACATTAACATAGGTACATCAAAATCGAATTTTGCCAAAGCACGCAAAAACCTTATTAAACTTTTTGAAGAACACACAAATGGACATGAACAATAA